The sequence TGGATTTGATCTCGCTGATGGACCACACGCCCGGACAGGGGCAGTACCGCGACGTCGAACTCTACATCGCCCGCATCGCCAAGGAGCGCGGCATGTCCGTTGCCGCGGCCTCCGAGGTCGTCGGCAAGCGCATGGCCGGCCGCGAAGGACAAGGCAATGTGCTGAACGCCCTGCAGGACCTGTCGGCGCGTGCCCGGGCCGCCGGCATCGTGCTCGCCTCGCATGACGACGACACGCTTGAAAAGGTCGAGCTGGTCCATGGCCTGGGTGCCGCACTCAGCGAATTTCCGGTGACGCTGGAAGCGGCGCAGGAAGCCCGCAGGCTCGGCATGCATACCGCCATGGGCGCGCCCAACGCGCTGCGCGGCGAGTCCTATTCCGGCAATCTTTCCGCCCGGCAGGCCTATCAAGCCGGGCTGCTCGACATGCTGGCAAGCGACTACCATCCGGCCTCCATCCTGCCAGCCGTGCTCGGCCTGGCGGAGCTGCGGGGCGATGGCCTCGCGGCGGCGGCGGCGCTGACAAGCGCCAACCCGGCCAACGCCTTGGGGCTCACCGATCGCGGGGCCGTCGAGCCCGGCCTTCTGGCCGATTTCGTGGTGGCCGACCGCTATCCCGTGCCACGCGTCCGCGCCACCTTCCGCGCCGGCCGCATGATCTACGGTGATGGCACGCTTGCACTAGCGGGCAAGGCAGAACGCCTTGGTCCCGTGGCGGCTGAACGGCTACCGGCTGCCTAGAGCAGTCCCGGGAAAGGTGTGGAACTGCTTTCCTGCAGGAATCGCGTCAAAACAAAGAGTCAGAGCGGTTCACCGTTTCCGTCAAACGGTGAACCGCTCTAGACATCGAGCACGACCGTCATGCCGCGCACCTCGGCCATTTCCAGCAGCATGTCCTGCAGGGTTTCGACGGTCAGCGCCGCACCGGTTATGGCCAGCAGCTCGGTGATAGTCTCTCTCATGGAAATGACCGCGACTCCGGTTTTCTCGGAAAGCAGCCGTCCGATGGCCGCGCGGATCAAGGCGTCCTGGTCAGGCATGATTCCCCCTTTCATGCTGGATGACGGTATAAGTTTTCCCAAACGGTATGCTTTTTGCGCAACTTCTGCGAGCTTTAGCTTACGCTTGCAAGCCGTTTTGGTGTGTCTGATCTCCATTATTTGTCCGACCGTTGCTCGGCGATGACAGCGACGGCGCGCCCATAGGTTGCCGCTTGCTCCATGGCGGCAAACACGGCCGGCGGCACGTCGTGCCGACAGAGCCCGATGAGAGCCCTGCCCATGCCGAGCCGGCAATTCCGTAAATCCGTCGAAAATGGAACGCGCGCCTGTCGGCTACCGGAGACACCTGAGCACCGCCGGCAGGCAACCGCAGGAACAACGCGTTCCGACAAAGATTGACTGCTGGCCCTTGCCGAAGCCGGCGGGCTCGCTCATCCATGGCGTGCAGACAACAGCCTGGAACCAGCGATGACCGATGCCAGCCTTCATCTCGTCGAAGCGACGATCGACCAACTGCGCCGCGCGCTCGATGACGGCCTCGTCACCAGTGTCGAGCTGGTCGCGGTGTATCTCAGGCGGATCGCGCATTTCGACCGGCATGGCATCAGCCTCAACGCCGTCCCCGTGCTCAATCCCAAAATGTTCGAGGAGGCCGCCGCTTCCGACCAGCGGCGGCGCGAAGGCGCTGTGCTCGGGCCGCTCGACGGCATTCCCTACACCGCCAAGGACAGCTACAAGGTCAAAGGCCTGACGGTCGCCTCCGGCTCTCCGGCCTTCGAACATCTCGTCGCCAATGAGGACGCTTTCACCATCGCCCGGCTGCGCGCCGGCGGTGCTGTGCTGATCGGCCTCACCAACATGCCGCCAATGGCCAATGGCGGCATGCAGCGCGGTCTCTATGGCCGCGCCGAAAGCCCCTACAATGCCGATTACCTGACCGCCGCCTTCGCGTCGGGGTCGTCCAACGGATCCGGCACGGCGACGGCCGCCAGCTTCTGCGCCTTCGGGCTCGGCGAGGAGACCTGGTCGTCCGGCCGCGCCCCGGCCACCAACAATGCGTTGGTCGCCTACACGCCGTCGCGCGGCGTGATCTCGGTGCGCGGCAACTGGCCGCTGGTGCCGACCATGGATGTCGTCGTGCCGCACACGCGGACCATGCAAGACATGCTGGAGCTGCTCGACGTCATCGTCGCCGACGACCCGCAGACGCGGGGCGATTTCTGGCGCGCCCAGCCCTGGGTCGAACTGCCGAAGAGTTCTGAGCTGCGACCGCAACGCTACACCGATCTGGTGCTTGCCGGCACGCTGAGGGGCAAGCGGCTCGGCGTGCCAAAAATGTATATCGGCCGCGACAGAGAGGCCGATAAACCGATCGAGACCCGCGCCTCGGTGCTTGCGCTGTGGGAACAGGCGGCGGCGGCTCTACGCAGGCTTGGCGCGGAGGTGGTGGAGGTCGATTTTCCCGTCGTCTCCAATTACGAGCGCGACCGTCCCGGCGCCCGCACCATGGTCGAGCGCGGGCTGGTGCCGCCGGATTTCGCCGACCGCGAAATCTGGGATCTCTGCATCTGGGGCTGGGACGATTTCCTGCGCGCCAATGCCGACCCGGCCCTACCCGATCTCGCTTCGGTCGATGGCCCAAAGATTTTCCCGCAGCCGCCCGGCACATTGCCTGATCGTTACGAGGGTGGCTTCGACCTGGCGGAGTATGTCGAGCGCGCCAAATCCGGCGTCACGCCCTTCAGGGATATCCCGACGCTTGAAGACGGCCTGAAAGGGCTGGAAGCGACACGACGGATCGATTTCGAGGACTGGCTCGACGCCCAAGGCATCGACGCCGTGGTGCTGCCCGCCGCCGCCGATGTCGGCCCGGCCGACGCCGACGTCAACAAGGCGTCGGCGGACCTCGCCTGGCGCAACGGCACCTGGGTCGCTAACGGCAATCTGGTCTGGCGCCATTTCGGCATTCCGACCGTCACCGTGCCGATGGGTACCATGGCCGACATCGGCATGCCGGTCGGCCTGACCTTCGCCGGCAAGGCCTATGACGACGAAAGGCTGCTGCGCATGGCCGGCGATTTCGAGCGCGCCACCCAGCGCCGCACAAGCCCGCCGCGCACGCCCGAGCTGGCCGATGATGTGTTTTCAGGACGGAGCGCCAAGGCTGGCAACGGCAAATCGCCACCGCTGACAATTTCGCTTGCCGCCGAGACGCGGACTTCGGGCGGTCAGTACGAGATCGCGATCACACTCGACCTGCCGGTCGAGGTGGTGAACACCAGCATCAAGGTGCATGTCAATGGAGAGGCGGTGGCGATGCATCGAAGCGGCACGCGCTTCAGCGGGCGGGCGCTCGCGCCGGCCGCCGAGCATCAGCGCCTCCACAGCGTCTGGCGCGGCTCCTATGGCTCGATCGTGACGGCGGTGGTGCGGTTGGAAGATGGACGCACCGCCGGCGCCTATGTGGTTACCGGCGGGATCGGGTGAGGGCATGGTGCCGTTCAGCACAAGCGGAAAGCAGTTCCATGAGTTCTGTATTGACACCGCTGGGCTATGATGCACGGTTGGCGGCGATGAAGGCATCAATCGATCCAAGGAAGGTCGGCAGTTCGGCCTTGATCCTCTCGTCGCTCCACTCCCACCAGCGAATCGCCAGCAAACTCGCGATCTGGTCATCCGTAAACCTGTTCCGGATGAACCTGGCGGGATTTCCCGCGACGACCGCGTAGGGTGCGACGTCCTTCGTGACGACCGAGCCGGCTCCGACAACGGCACCATCTCCAATGGTTATTCCCGGCAGGATGATTGCGCGTCGTCCAATCCAGACATCGTTGCCGATTTTTGTCGGCCCGTTGACCACCAGGTCATCAAAGGCCGCGATCGAATTTGTCATGTGAACTTCAAATGGAAAAGTCGAGACGAAGTGCGTCGGATGATTGGCGCGGCAAAGGAACAGCGTCTCCTCCGCTATGGAGCAGAACGCTCCTATCTCAAGCGGCGAGGTCTCGTCACAGCCATAGATATTGCTGGGCTTCGTGTAAAAGAGCGTTCTTCGCCCGATCGATGCGTGCAGCGGTATCTTTTCCGGCTTTGGCGCTCGTCTAAGACCGAGCATGGTTCGAAGTTTTCTTGCAAATCCCATTTGTTTCTAAGCCATGGTTGGTCTTGACCGGCCGTCACGGAAAGGGCTTGCGTGCGGAGGCGTCCATTTCCATACCCATCAGGTCGGCTTTCGCAACACCTTCATGGTGAGATCCGCATCGTATCCGGCAGGACAAAGGCGGCGAAGAGCGCCAACATCGCTGCTACCCCCGCGCCGCCCAAAGCAAACCACGCTCGACAATCAGCGCCATTTCCGGCACCGCGAACTCGTCCGCCGTGTGCCCGAGCGAACTGTAGAAAACCTTTCCCGCGCCATATCTGCGCTTCCAGACCACCGGCATGACGACACCATCGATGCCCGGGAAATGCGCGTCGGTGAAAGTGGTGGTCGCCAGTACCTCGTTGCTCGGATCGACATGCATGTAATACTGCTCCGACCGGTAGGCGAAATCACCGACGCCTTTGGTGATCGGGTCGTCGGGCTGCGTGATCGCCACACGATAATCGATGATGTTGCCGGGGTGCGCGACCCATTGGCCGCCGGTCATGAACTGATAGTCGGGCTCGTTGCGGAAACTGTCGCCCATCGTGCCGTGGAAGCCGCCGAGGCCTGTTCCCTCGCGAACCGCGGCGGTCAGGTTCTGCAGCTCGGCCTTTTCGATCGTCGACATGGTGATGGCAGGCACGATGAGATCGAAGGAAGACAGTTGCGGATCGGCGAACATCGCCGTGCCTTGGCCCAGCGTGACATCAAAACCGTTGCGCTGAAGCAGCGCGCGGATGACGTTGGCGCTGCGTTCGGGCGTGTGGCCTTCCCAACCACCCCAGGCAATCAAAGCCTTCTTCGCCATGCCGTGAACCTCCTGAATCGCCTGCCGCGATCGATGGTTACATGGCGCGGCTGTCAGCGCCAGCCCAGGGCGGGCGCCACATGGGTCAGGATCGCCTCGATGACATGGGCGTTGTAGTCGACGCCGAGCTGGTTGGGCACGGTGAGCAGCAGCGTATCGGCCTCGGCGATCGCCTCGTCCTGCGCCAATTCCTTGATCAGCACGTCGGGCTCGGCGGCGTAGCTGCGGCCGAAGATCGCCCGCGTATTCTCCTCGATGAAGCCGATCTGGTCGCGGCTCTCATTGCCGCGGCCGAAATAGGCGCGGTCGCGATCGTCGACCAGCGCGAAGATGCTGCGGCTGACCGAGACGCGCGGCTCGCGCTCGTGGCCGGCCGCCTTCCAGGCCTCACGGTAGATCCGGATCTGCTCGGCCTGCTGGATGTGGAAGGGCTTGCCGCTCTCGTCGAACTTCAGCGTCGAGCTCTGCAGATTCATGCCGAGCTTGGCCGCCCATTCCGAGGTGGCGTTGGTGGCAGCGCCCCACCAGATGCGCTCGCGCAGGCCTTCAGAATGCGGCTCGAGCCGAAGCAGGCCGGGCGGGTTGGGGAACATTGGCCGTGGATTGGGTTGGGCGAAGCCTTGGCCGCGCAGCGTGTCGAGAAAAACCTCGGCGTGATGCCGCGCCATGTCGGCGTCGCTTTTGCCTTCCTGCGGCTGGTAGCCGAAATAGCGCCAGCCATCGATCACCTGTTCGGGCGAGCCACGGCTGATGCCGAGCTGCAGCCGCCCGCCGGCGATGATGTCGGCTGCCCCCGCATCCTCGGCCATGTAGAGCGGATTCTCATAGCGCATGTCGATGACCGCTGTGCCGATCTCGATGCGGCTGGTCTTGGCGCCGACAGCCGCCAGCAGCGGGAACGGCGAAGCGAGCTGGCGGGCGAAATGATGCACCCGGAAATAGGCGCCGTCAGCGCCGAGCTGCTCGGCCGCGACGGCGAGATCGATGGATTGCAGCAGCGCGTCGGAAGCCGAGCGCACCTGCGATTGCGACGAGGGCGTCCAGTGCCCGAATGACAGAAAACCGATTTTTTTCATGGACCTGAAGTATATGCGGGCGGCACATGCTTCAATGCCAAAACAGCGGGGTTACACACCGTCACCTTGCGCCATACTCTGGGGTTGAAGGCCGTGGAGGGTGGAATGCTGAAGGGGACGCGTATCATCGAGATCGAGGCGCTCGGGCCGGCGCCCTTCGCCGGCATGTTGCTCGCCGATCTCGGCGCCGATGTCATCGTCGTCCACCGCAAGCAGGCGCCCATGCCGGGCCTGCCCGAACGCTCGCTGCTCGATCGCGGCAAGCGCTCCATCGCGCTCGACCTCAGGGATGCCGGCGATGTCGCCGTGCTGATGCACCTCATCGCCACCGCAGACGGCCTGATCGAGGGATTCCGGCCCGGCGTCATGGAGCGCCTCGGCCTCGGCCCGGATGCCTGCCTGGCGGTCAGCCCAAAGCTGGTCTACGGCCGCATGACCGGCTGGGGCCAGCACGGCCCCCTCGCCCGCACCGCCGGGCATGACATGAACTATACCGGCGTGTCGGGCGCGCTCTGGTACGCCTCCTTGCCGGGCGAGCCGCCCATGGCGCCGCCGACGCTCACCGGCGACATAGGCGGCGGCGCGCTCTATCTGGTGATCGGCATGCTGGCCGGCATCATGAATGCGCGGGCCGGCGGCCCGGGCACCGTGGTCGACGCGGCCATCGTCGACGGCTCGGCCCACATGATGAACCTGCTGATGGTGCTCGGCCAGTCCGGCGGGCTCGTCGCCGAACGCGGTCAAAGCCTTCTCGACGGTCCGCATTGGTGCCGCGTTTACCGCTCAGCCGACGGCGGCTTCATCAGCGTCCAGTGCATCGAGCCGAAATTCTATACGCTGTTTCTCGACAGGCTCGGCCTCGCCGCCGATCCGCGATTCGCCAAGCAATTCGACCGCGATCTCTGGCCGGAGCTCGGCAGCCGGCTGGCGGCGATCTTTGCAGCTAAACCGCGCGACGAATGGACCAGCCTGTTCGAAGGCTCGGATGCCTGCGTCTCCCCGGTGCTCAGTCCATGGGAAGCAGCCCAGCATCCGCACATGGCCGCGCGCGGCTCGTGGCTGGCGGTGGACGGCGTCCTGCAGGCAGCCGCCGCTCCGCGCTTTTCCGGATGGGCGCAAAAGACGCCGGCGAAAGGTCCCGCGCGCGACGAACATGGCGCCGAGATTCGCGCGGAATTGGCGGACCCAGGTACAGCCGTTGAAATCAGCCCGTTTCAGGCTGCTGAAATTTACCATTGGCTGCCCGGCCCGACACTGGCTTGAGCTGACCGCCGCGCGGCTCAGCTATTTCCCGCAATGATGATCGTTGATCTTGTTCAACGCATTCGCATCCGGCCCCACCGGGTGGTAGGAACAGGCGCCCGCCGCCGTCGTGAACAGCTGCTGGTCGTAGTAGCGCGGACCGCCGAACAGGAAGCCGATGAGATCGTCATCGGCTGGAACGTAGCGTTCCGGCTCGGCCTGATGATGGCGATGCCTAGAGCCGGCGAATGCCGACATTGACATGCCACAGGCCATCGCCACGGCAAGAGCGCAGATCGCAAACCGTTTCGTCGTCATCGGCAACACCCTCCTGGCCGTTCGCATTTCTATATAGGCAAAAATCACCAGCCGAACAAAGGTTCCCTTGCGACGGTTTTGCCTGGCCCGCGATTTGCATGGCCGCCGGGGCAAACTGCAGCGCATCACCCCCCACACGCGCCAGGGTGTGTCGATATTCAGGTCAGGCGGAGTCGAGAACCGTAGCTTCCGAGAACCGGAGCGGAGCGTACTTACAGTACGTGAGCACCGGAAGCGCAGGAAGCTGCCGTTCGCAGGCCGGCCTCACCTGAATATCAGTCGGTCTGGATCCAGACTGACTTGGTCTCCAGATACTCATGCAGATGCTCGATGCCGCCTTCGCGGCCATAGCCGGACATCTTCATGCCGCCGAACGGCACCGCCGGGTCGATGGCATGGTACATGTTGACCCAGACCGAGCCGGCCCTGATGCGGCGCGCCAGTTTGTGCGCGGTGCCCAGATGCGTGGTGAAGATGCCGGCCGCCAGCCCATAAGGCGTCGCATTGGCGCGCGCCACGACCTCATCGAGCGTGTCGAAGGGCATGGCCGAAATGACCGGCCCGAAAATCTCCTCGCGTGCAATGGTCATCTTGTCCGATACCGAACCGAAGACGGTCGGCGCGATGAAGTTGCCGCCGTCATAAAGCGCGCCCGTCAGCCGCGAGCCGCCGGCGACCAGTTTCGCGCCCTCGTCACTGCCGGCCTTGATATAGCCTTCCACCTTGCCGGCCTGCCTGGCATTGATCAGCGGCCCGATTTCGGTTTCCGCCTCGATGCCGTGGCCGATGCGCAGCCTGCCAGCGAATTCCGCGACGCGGCGCACGAACTCGTCGTGGATTTCACGCGCCACGAAAAGCCGCGAGCCGGCGATGCAGATCTGGCCCGAATGCACGAACACCGCCATCGCCGCGACCGGAACGGCCTTGTCGATGTCGGCGTCGCGGCAGACGATGATCGGCGACTTGCCGCCGAGTTCCAGCGAAACCCGTTTAAGATTGGTCACACCCGCCCGCGCGATCGCCTGTCCGGTCAGCGTCGAACCGGTGAAGACGATCTTGTTGACGTCGGGATGTTCGGCGAGCCGCGCGCCGGCCTCCGCCCCGGTGCCGGTGACGATGTTGACGACGCCGTCGGGCACGCCGGCTTCCTGCATCAGACGCGCGATCAGCAGCGGCGTCAGCGACGCCTCCTCGGAGGGCTTCAGCACGATGGTGCAGCCTGTCGCCAGCGCCGGTGCGATCTTCCAGATCGAGGCGGCGGTCGGCGCGTTCCAGGGGATGATCGCACCGACGACACCCACCGGCTCGCGCCTTGTGAAGGAGACGATCTCGCCAGGGATCGAATTGTCGATCGCCTCGCCATGCAGCGCCGTCGCCATGCCGCCATAGAAGCGCAGCATGCCGATAACGCGGCGCCGGTTGGCCAGCGTGCGGGTGATCGGCAGCCCCATGTCGAGCGTGTCGGAAACGCTGAGTTCTTCCCAATGCGTCTCGAACAGATCGGCGATGCGCAACAGCACGCATTGCCGTTCATAGGGCGAGAATTTCGACCACGGCCCTTCGAAGGCCGCACGTGCGGCGGCCACCGCAGCGTCAACATCGGCGGCCCCGCCGCGCGGCACCGTGGTCAGCACCTCGCCCGTCGCCGGGTTCAGCGC comes from Mesorhizobium japonicum MAFF 303099 and encodes:
- a CDS encoding CaiB/BaiF CoA transferase family protein produces the protein MLKGTRIIEIEALGPAPFAGMLLADLGADVIVVHRKQAPMPGLPERSLLDRGKRSIALDLRDAGDVAVLMHLIATADGLIEGFRPGVMERLGLGPDACLAVSPKLVYGRMTGWGQHGPLARTAGHDMNYTGVSGALWYASLPGEPPMAPPTLTGDIGGGALYLVIGMLAGIMNARAGGPGTVVDAAIVDGSAHMMNLLMVLGQSGGLVAERGQSLLDGPHWCRVYRSADGGFISVQCIEPKFYTLFLDRLGLAADPRFAKQFDRDLWPELGSRLAAIFAAKPRDEWTSLFEGSDACVSPVLSPWEAAQHPHMAARGSWLAVDGVLQAAAAPRFSGWAQKTPAKGPARDEHGAEIRAELADPGTAVEISPFQAAEIYHWLPGPTLA
- a CDS encoding alpha-D-ribose 1-methylphosphonate 5-triphosphate diphosphatase, which encodes MWLSEFEIVLRDRVIPNGAVRIEDGRIAEIRDRPVAHADIDGGGRLLLPGFIDMHGDMVEREVEPRIGVHVPMRIGIAELDKKLASCGITTAYAALSFIGASVTSGVLRSEDHTTEIIDTIAGMKDHLLVDHRTHARFEVTFTPAIPTLQKLMDAGRLDLISLMDHTPGQGQYRDVELYIARIAKERGMSVAAASEVVGKRMAGREGQGNVLNALQDLSARARAAGIVLASHDDDTLEKVELVHGLGAALSEFPVTLEAAQEARRLGMHTAMGAPNALRGESYSGNLSARQAYQAGLLDMLASDYHPASILPAVLGLAELRGDGLAAAAALTSANPANALGLTDRGAVEPGLLADFVVADRYPVPRVRATFRAGRMIYGDGTLALAGKAERLGPVAAERLPAA
- a CDS encoding aldehyde dehydrogenase family protein, yielding MTLSFDPRAKATTLYHGEFRPMFIGGKWVAAQSGQEMQALNPATGEVLTTVPRGGAADVDAAVAAARAAFEGPWSKFSPYERQCVLLRIADLFETHWEELSVSDTLDMGLPITRTLANRRRVIGMLRFYGGMATALHGEAIDNSIPGEIVSFTRREPVGVVGAIIPWNAPTAASIWKIAPALATGCTIVLKPSEEASLTPLLIARLMQEAGVPDGVVNIVTGTGAEAGARLAEHPDVNKIVFTGSTLTGQAIARAGVTNLKRVSLELGGKSPIIVCRDADIDKAVPVAAMAVFVHSGQICIAGSRLFVAREIHDEFVRRVAEFAGRLRIGHGIEAETEIGPLINARQAGKVEGYIKAGSDEGAKLVAGGSRLTGALYDGGNFIAPTVFGSVSDKMTIAREEIFGPVISAMPFDTLDEVVARANATPYGLAAGIFTTHLGTAHKLARRIRAGSVWVNMYHAIDPAVPFGGMKMSGYGREGGIEHLHEYLETKSVWIQTD
- a CDS encoding amidase — encoded protein: MTDASLHLVEATIDQLRRALDDGLVTSVELVAVYLRRIAHFDRHGISLNAVPVLNPKMFEEAAASDQRRREGAVLGPLDGIPYTAKDSYKVKGLTVASGSPAFEHLVANEDAFTIARLRAGGAVLIGLTNMPPMANGGMQRGLYGRAESPYNADYLTAAFASGSSNGSGTATAASFCAFGLGEETWSSGRAPATNNALVAYTPSRGVISVRGNWPLVPTMDVVVPHTRTMQDMLELLDVIVADDPQTRGDFWRAQPWVELPKSSELRPQRYTDLVLAGTLRGKRLGVPKMYIGRDREADKPIETRASVLALWEQAAAALRRLGAEVVEVDFPVVSNYERDRPGARTMVERGLVPPDFADREIWDLCIWGWDDFLRANADPALPDLASVDGPKIFPQPPGTLPDRYEGGFDLAEYVERAKSGVTPFRDIPTLEDGLKGLEATRRIDFEDWLDAQGIDAVVLPAAADVGPADADVNKASADLAWRNGTWVANGNLVWRHFGIPTVTVPMGTMADIGMPVGLTFAGKAYDDERLLRMAGDFERATQRRTSPPRTPELADDVFSGRSAKAGNGKSPPLTISLAAETRTSGGQYEIAITLDLPVEVVNTSIKVHVNGEAVAMHRSGTRFSGRALAPAAEHQRLHSVWRGSYGSIVTAVVRLEDGRTAGAYVVTGGIG
- a CDS encoding ThuA domain-containing protein produces the protein MAKKALIAWGGWEGHTPERSANVIRALLQRNGFDVTLGQGTAMFADPQLSSFDLIVPAITMSTIEKAELQNLTAAVREGTGLGGFHGTMGDSFRNEPDYQFMTGGQWVAHPGNIIDYRVAITQPDDPITKGVGDFAYRSEQYYMHVDPSNEVLATTTFTDAHFPGIDGVVMPVVWKRRYGAGKVFYSSLGHTADEFAVPEMALIVERGLLWAARG
- a CDS encoding CatB-related O-acetyltransferase, which produces MLGLRRAPKPEKIPLHASIGRRTLFYTKPSNIYGCDETSPLEIGAFCSIAEETLFLCRANHPTHFVSTFPFEVHMTNSIAAFDDLVVNGPTKIGNDVWIGRRAIILPGITIGDGAVVGAGSVVTKDVAPYAVVAGNPARFIRNRFTDDQIASLLAIRWWEWSDERIKAELPTFLGSIDAFIAANRAS
- a CDS encoding LLM class flavin-dependent oxidoreductase, which produces MKKIGFLSFGHWTPSSQSQVRSASDALLQSIDLAVAAEQLGADGAYFRVHHFARQLASPFPLLAAVGAKTSRIEIGTAVIDMRYENPLYMAEDAGAADIIAGGRLQLGISRGSPEQVIDGWRYFGYQPQEGKSDADMARHHAEVFLDTLRGQGFAQPNPRPMFPNPPGLLRLEPHSEGLRERIWWGAATNATSEWAAKLGMNLQSSTLKFDESGKPFHIQQAEQIRIYREAWKAAGHEREPRVSVSRSIFALVDDRDRAYFGRGNESRDQIGFIEENTRAIFGRSYAAEPDVLIKELAQDEAIAEADTLLLTVPNQLGVDYNAHVIEAILTHVAPALGWR